One window from the genome of Echinicola vietnamensis DSM 17526 encodes:
- a CDS encoding DUF6624 domain-containing protein, which produces MTLLTILISCKKSDKDNSVENKINLELKANLENILLKDQGIREIVNGSLSEERKAELLTQMNLKESDIDGNKKFDLMRKIDSINILEIESIISKYGYPSKSTVGEPASKAVFYVIQHSDKISKYLPIIRKAAENGDITQTSLAMMEDRNLMEQGLEQIYGTQIKGKANKKGEWIYFLWPIKNADSIDTWRKQVGFKKSLEEYLKDMDVEFKLYQINELNDL; this is translated from the coding sequence TTGACGCTATTGACAATCTTAATTTCTTGTAAGAAAAGCGATAAAGATAATTCTGTAGAAAATAAGATTAATCTTGAACTAAAGGCTAATCTTGAAAACATTTTACTGAAAGACCAAGGAATAAGAGAAATTGTAAATGGAAGCTTATCTGAGGAGAGAAAAGCTGAATTGCTAACCCAAATGAACTTAAAAGAATCAGATATTGATGGAAATAAAAAATTTGATTTAATGCGTAAAATTGACAGCATTAATATTTTAGAAATAGAAAGTATTATCAGCAAATATGGGTATCCCAGTAAATCTACAGTTGGTGAACCCGCTAGCAAAGCTGTTTTTTATGTAATTCAGCATTCAGATAAAATAAGCAAGTATCTTCCAATAATTAGAAAAGCAGCAGAAAATGGGGACATAACTCAAACTTCTTTGGCAATGATGGAAGATAGAAACTTAATGGAACAAGGGCTTGAACAGATTTATGGGACTCAAATAAAAGGAAAAGCCAATAAAAAAGGAGAATGGATTTATTTTCTTTGGCCTATTAAAAACGCTGACTCAATAGATACTTGGAGAAAACAAGTTGGATTTAAAAAAAGCCTTGAAGAATATTTAAAAGATATGGATGTTGAATTTAAGTTATATCAAATTAACGAATTAAATGATCTATAA
- a CDS encoding SMP-30/gluconolactonase/LRE family protein: MKTVSIPCLFILLLTMLACTSSKSPLLLTGTAPTMVSDEFSFTEGPTVAPDGDVYFTDQPNNRIYRWSAETETISLYMEDAGRANGLYFDKKGNLLACADENFQLWRIDQNQEVEVLVDGFEQQNLNGPNDLWVDKKGGIYFTDPYYQREYWTRQAPDMDRQRVYYRSPDGHTKVVADHFVRPNGIIGSPKDKTLYIADIGDQKTYRYDIHKNGSLSEPTLFVNMGSDGMTMDENGNIYLTGNGVTIFNPDGEQIGQIPIPQKWTANVTFGGKDRKTLFITAGPAVYTLKLNVSGTK, encoded by the coding sequence ATGAAGACCGTATCCATTCCTTGCCTTTTCATCCTTTTGCTCACCATGCTAGCCTGCACTTCAAGCAAGTCCCCCCTGCTCCTCACCGGTACAGCACCGACCATGGTGTCGGATGAGTTTTCTTTTACCGAAGGACCGACCGTAGCGCCGGACGGGGACGTGTACTTCACCGACCAGCCCAACAACCGCATCTACCGGTGGTCGGCAGAAACGGAAACCATCAGCCTCTACATGGAAGATGCCGGCCGCGCCAACGGGCTTTATTTTGACAAAAAAGGCAATTTACTCGCTTGTGCGGATGAAAACTTCCAGCTGTGGCGTATTGATCAAAACCAAGAAGTGGAAGTACTGGTGGATGGCTTTGAGCAGCAAAACCTCAACGGCCCCAATGACCTGTGGGTGGACAAAAAAGGCGGCATCTACTTTACCGACCCTTATTACCAGCGGGAATACTGGACGAGGCAAGCTCCGGACATGGACCGGCAACGTGTCTATTACCGGTCGCCCGATGGCCACACCAAAGTGGTGGCGGACCACTTTGTCCGGCCAAACGGCATCATCGGCAGCCCAAAAGACAAAACACTCTACATCGCGGACATTGGCGACCAAAAAACCTACCGCTACGACATCCACAAAAACGGCAGCCTCAGCGAGCCGACCCTATTTGTGAACATGGGCTCGGACGGCATGACCATGGATGAAAACGGCAACATCTACCTCACGGGAAACGGCGTAACCATCTTCAACCCCGATGGCGAGCAAATCGGCCAAATCCCGATTCCCCAAAAATGGACGGCCAACGTGACCTTTGGTGGAAAAGACCGCAAAACCCTCTTCATCACCGCTGGCCCAGCCGTCTACACCCTAAAACTAAACGTCTCCGGCACCAAGTAG
- a CDS encoding M48 family metallopeptidase, with product MNAEQLKYLLIGLVVAGFLFDKWTSWLNVRQPVPPVPDTLRGHLSQEKLQESKNYQRTNYRFGLLTSGLSFLVTVACLQWGVFGWLDAWVSTGVAAPLWQSLLFFGILFLASDLLSLPFDYYHTFKIEADFGFNKTTKKTFVLDKLKGYALGIILGGGLLALLLWLINGLGSGFWWYFWAVAAFFMVLINLFYTSWILPLFNKLTPLEEGPLKKSILAYASSVGFSLDNVFVIDGSTRSTKANAFFSGMGKRKKVVLYDTLIAQHTTEELTAVLAHEIGHYKKKHILQSMVISVLQIGVMLFVLSLFVNSETISLALGGERVAVHLNLIGFVLLFSPISTLLGIGMNMLSRKNEFEADRYAKETYAAKPLAEGLKTLSVKTLTQINPHPLHVFVNYSHPPLMQRLEQLEN from the coding sequence ATGAATGCAGAACAACTGAAATACCTCCTGATCGGCTTGGTCGTAGCCGGTTTTTTGTTTGATAAATGGACCAGTTGGCTAAATGTCCGGCAGCCGGTGCCGCCAGTGCCCGACACATTGCGCGGTCACTTGAGCCAGGAAAAACTCCAAGAATCCAAAAACTATCAACGCACCAATTACCGCTTTGGGCTCCTGACGAGCGGGCTGTCCTTTTTGGTGACGGTGGCCTGCCTCCAATGGGGCGTTTTTGGCTGGTTGGATGCCTGGGTAAGCACTGGGGTGGCAGCTCCCCTTTGGCAATCCCTGTTGTTTTTTGGCATCCTGTTTTTGGCTTCCGACTTGCTTTCCCTGCCGTTTGACTATTACCATACGTTTAAGATTGAAGCCGATTTTGGGTTCAATAAAACGACGAAGAAAACCTTTGTACTGGATAAGCTGAAAGGATATGCCCTGGGCATCATCTTGGGCGGTGGACTGCTGGCCTTGCTGCTTTGGCTGATCAATGGTTTGGGAAGTGGGTTTTGGTGGTACTTTTGGGCGGTGGCAGCCTTCTTTATGGTGCTGATCAACCTGTTTTACACTTCGTGGATCCTTCCCCTGTTCAATAAGCTTACCCCGCTGGAGGAAGGACCGCTAAAGAAAAGTATCCTGGCCTATGCGTCATCGGTCGGGTTTTCCCTGGACAATGTGTTTGTCATTGACGGCAGCACCCGCTCCACCAAGGCCAATGCTTTCTTTTCCGGCATGGGCAAGCGCAAAAAGGTGGTGCTTTACGATACCTTGATCGCACAACATACCACCGAGGAGCTGACGGCGGTGCTGGCCCATGAGATCGGCCACTATAAGAAGAAACATATTCTCCAGAGCATGGTCATCAGTGTCCTGCAAATTGGGGTCATGCTGTTTGTGCTTTCCCTTTTTGTCAATAGCGAGACCATCAGCTTGGCCCTGGGCGGCGAACGGGTGGCGGTCCACCTCAATTTGATCGGGTTTGTATTGCTGTTTTCGCCCATTTCGACCTTGCTGGGCATTGGGATGAACATGCTGAGCCGCAAGAATGAGTTTGAGGCGGACCGCTATGCAAAGGAAACGTATGCCGCAAAACCTTTGGCCGAAGGCCTGAAGACCCTCTCCGTCAAGACGCTCACCCAGATCAATCCCCATCCCTTGCATGTCTTCGTCAATTATTCCCATCCCCCACTGATGCAGCGCTTGGAGCAGTTGGAAAACTAG
- a CDS encoding NAD(P)H-dependent glycerol-3-phosphate dehydrogenase, translating to MTLKNSSNNSEKPVGVIGIGSFGTAIANILAEKNNVIVYARKQEIVDEINEQHSAEGRELNQNITATTDPQSLCETCEVMFPVVSSSGFRDVMKKFAPFLHPYHILIHGTKGLVLNLPEGRNLDNVSKIHRENIWTMSEVIQNETVVVRVGCLAGPNLAKELAKGQPAATVVASRFNEVILEGQRLLRSDRFQVYGNQDIIGVELSGVLKNTIAIASGALAGLGLGENAKGLLISRGMVEMIHLGNALGGQTQSFVGLAGIGDLVTTCSSTFSRNYTVGFRLAKGETLEAINDSMDEVAEGINTVRLLKTFLEGTGMRAPITENLYKVLFEGFKVEDALYYLMKYPFNVDIDFL from the coding sequence ATGACCTTGAAAAACTCTTCAAATAACAGTGAAAAACCTGTCGGTGTCATCGGCATTGGCAGTTTTGGCACCGCCATAGCCAATATTTTGGCCGAAAAAAACAATGTCATCGTCTACGCCAGAAAGCAGGAAATCGTGGACGAAATCAATGAACAGCACAGCGCAGAGGGCCGGGAGCTCAACCAAAACATCACGGCGACGACGGATCCGCAGTCCCTTTGTGAGACCTGCGAAGTGATGTTTCCGGTGGTATCTTCCTCCGGCTTCAGGGACGTCATGAAAAAATTCGCCCCTTTCCTGCACCCCTACCACATCCTCATCCACGGCACCAAAGGCTTGGTCCTGAACCTGCCCGAAGGCCGCAACCTCGACAATGTGTCCAAAATCCACCGCGAAAACATCTGGACCATGAGCGAGGTGATCCAAAATGAAACGGTCGTCGTCCGCGTCGGCTGCCTGGCCGGGCCGAACTTGGCCAAGGAACTTGCCAAAGGACAACCTGCCGCCACCGTCGTCGCCAGCAGGTTCAACGAAGTCATCCTCGAAGGACAGCGGCTCCTCCGATCGGACCGGTTCCAAGTGTACGGCAACCAGGACATCATCGGTGTGGAACTCAGTGGTGTACTCAAAAACACCATCGCCATCGCCTCCGGCGCCTTGGCCGGGCTGGGACTCGGCGAAAATGCCAAGGGACTGCTGATCTCCAGGGGAATGGTGGAAATGATCCACTTGGGCAATGCCCTTGGCGGACAAACCCAGTCTTTCGTAGGCCTCGCCGGGATCGGAGACCTGGTGACCACCTGCAGCTCTACTTTCTCCCGTAACTACACCGTAGGTTTCCGCTTGGCAAAAGGGGAAACCCTGGAGGCCATCAATGACAGCATGGACGAAGTGGCCGAAGGAATCAACACCGTCAGGCTCTTGAAAACTTTCCTGGAAGGCACCGGCATGCGCGCGCCCATCACCGAAAACCTGTACAAAGTGCTCTTCGAAGGCTTTAAGGTCGAAGATGCCCTCTACTACCTGATGAAATATCCGTTTAATGTGGACATCGATTTTCTGTGA
- a CDS encoding PorP/SprF family type IX secretion system membrane protein, whose amino-acid sequence MFRSYIYLVFCILALTFSTGNSFGQDPQYSQYYAAPLYLNPAFAGSDLQTRIGANYRSQWPGLDAQYNTFSAYADTFLEKYNSGFGLMVMNDVQGAADLRSLTISAMYAYELKLGESVYFRPGFEGSYIRREVGYYENLVFANQINPQDPFGPIFPGNTDLTGLGEPVSLLSLSFGGLLFTENLWLGGAIHHINEPNQSFLEGESPLPRKLSFHGGYRIGLGHGAMKRDFTHTYKQRYFVPTINYKKQGVFEQLDIGAYVYAEPLIFGVWYRGLPYKPLNSESNRDAIVMLLGLSLPTGLDVGYSFDYTMSQLGIQSGGAHEISVSYRFPDRNPGAPRLRNTILPCPKF is encoded by the coding sequence TTGTTTAGGTCTTATATATATCTAGTTTTTTGCATCTTAGCATTAACGTTCTCTACTGGCAATAGTTTTGGACAGGATCCGCAATACAGTCAATATTACGCGGCACCCCTCTACCTGAATCCTGCATTTGCCGGCTCAGACTTACAGACGCGCATAGGGGCCAATTACCGTAGCCAGTGGCCCGGGCTGGACGCCCAATACAATACCTTCTCTGCTTATGCCGATACTTTTTTGGAAAAGTATAACAGCGGATTTGGCTTGATGGTCATGAATGACGTACAGGGAGCGGCGGATTTGCGCTCGCTGACCATCTCGGCCATGTATGCCTATGAGCTGAAGCTCGGCGAATCCGTTTATTTTCGCCCCGGTTTTGAAGGTAGCTACATCCGCCGGGAAGTGGGCTATTACGAAAACCTGGTCTTTGCCAATCAGATCAATCCCCAGGATCCCTTTGGGCCGATCTTTCCGGGAAATACGGACCTCACCGGATTGGGAGAACCGGTCAGCTTGCTCTCCCTGTCCTTTGGCGGGTTGCTCTTTACTGAGAACCTCTGGCTGGGAGGAGCCATTCACCATATCAATGAACCCAACCAGTCTTTTCTGGAAGGGGAAAGTCCACTGCCCCGAAAGCTGTCCTTTCACGGTGGCTACCGCATTGGGCTAGGCCATGGCGCCATGAAGCGTGACTTTACCCATACGTACAAACAGCGGTATTTTGTCCCAACCATCAACTATAAAAAGCAGGGCGTTTTTGAGCAACTTGACATTGGTGCCTATGTCTATGCCGAACCGTTGATCTTTGGGGTTTGGTACCGCGGACTTCCCTACAAGCCGCTCAACAGCGAAAGTAACCGGGATGCCATCGTCATGTTGCTCGGACTGAGCCTTCCCACGGGACTGGATGTGGGCTACAGCTTTGATTACACCATGTCCCAGCTGGGGATCCAATCGGGCGGTGCCCATGAGATCAGCGTGTCCTACCGGTTTCCCGACCGGAATCCCGGAGCGCCCCGGCTCCGAAATACCATTCTTCCTTGTCCTAAATTTTAA
- a CDS encoding lipid II:glycine glycyltransferase FemX has translation MTCTAERTSVDQINATNILPQTPFWAKVKHKQGFKPNGFRLKVSKALLDPYAGASQQLEEDLLILLKDIGEGHCFAYVPYGPKLEPRFEHQGLFLEKLSESLRPHLPEHCVFIRYDLLWENQWADEQELYDPKGNWQGPPPVQTQEFRVNFNTDHWNLRKSPGDALPKNTFFLDLDRGSEELLYEMRYNTRYNIRQANKKGVEVREYGVEKLDDWYALYEETGIRKGITYQTKDYFLDLFAHQDEQVRVCLLMASHEGQELASMLLVLSHKRATYLFGASASDQRQAMASYALQWEAIKRAKAFGCEEYDMFGCAPNLDRSHPLHGVHLYKKGFGGQLFHRMGCWDYPFQEKGYEMFKAQEMNN, from the coding sequence ATGACCTGTACTGCGGAGCGAACGTCAGTTGACCAAATCAATGCGACTAATATTTTGCCACAGACCCCATTCTGGGCAAAGGTAAAACACAAACAGGGGTTTAAGCCCAACGGCTTTCGGCTGAAGGTGTCCAAGGCACTGTTGGATCCCTATGCTGGGGCCTCGCAGCAGTTGGAGGAGGACTTGCTGATCTTGCTCAAGGATATTGGCGAAGGGCACTGCTTTGCCTATGTGCCTTATGGGCCGAAATTGGAGCCGCGGTTTGAGCACCAAGGGCTATTTCTGGAGAAGCTTTCGGAATCCTTGAGGCCTCATTTACCTGAGCATTGCGTCTTTATCCGCTACGATCTCCTTTGGGAAAACCAATGGGCCGATGAGCAGGAGTTGTACGATCCCAAGGGCAATTGGCAAGGGCCGCCCCCGGTGCAGACGCAGGAATTTCGCGTAAACTTCAATACCGACCATTGGAACCTGCGCAAGAGCCCCGGCGATGCCCTGCCGAAAAACACCTTTTTTCTGGATTTGGACCGCGGGTCGGAAGAATTGCTGTACGAGATGCGTTACAATACGCGTTATAATATCCGCCAGGCGAATAAGAAGGGGGTGGAAGTCCGCGAATATGGTGTCGAAAAGTTGGATGACTGGTATGCCCTGTATGAAGAAACGGGGATCCGGAAAGGCATCACGTATCAGACCAAGGATTACTTTTTGGACCTCTTTGCCCATCAGGACGAGCAGGTGCGGGTATGCTTGCTGATGGCGTCACATGAAGGGCAGGAGTTGGCTTCGATGCTGCTGGTGCTCAGCCATAAGCGGGCGACTTATCTTTTTGGAGCTTCAGCATCAGACCAACGCCAGGCCATGGCGAGTTATGCACTGCAGTGGGAAGCGATTAAGCGTGCCAAGGCTTTTGGCTGTGAGGAGTATGACATGTTTGGCTGTGCCCCCAACCTGGACCGCTCCCATCCGCTGCATGGCGTCCACCTCTACAAGAAGGGCTTTGGTGGCCAGCTTTTTCACCGCATGGGCTGCTGGGATTATCCGTTTCAGGAGAAAGGGTATGAGATGTTCAAAGCACAGGAAATGAATAATTGA
- a CDS encoding M81 family metallopeptidase, with translation MIKSFTLLLTSSLLSFLALFSSCSSTSEQQAEKVNLPRIAIAGLAIESSTFSPAVTEAPAFHAKTGEEIYDNYPFMAAGSENRQRAEWVPTLTGKAIPGGIVSREAYESLMEKTLKMLKENGPYDGLFFDIHGAMSVQGLDDPEGDMITRIREVIGKEPIISTSMDLHGNVSWRLAKHSDLITCYRMAPHEDALESKKRAMDNLLARIESGKGKPAYKAYVPVPILLPGEKTSTRVEPGKSLYAAVAPAANQTGIVDAAIWIGYAWADEPRNHGVVMVTGDDEEKVTATAEELAEQFWAVRDEFEFVAPTATLTEALDSAIASEEQPFMISDSGDNPTAGGAGDVTWTLRQILNRPEFKDANGPSVIYASIPGPKLVEAAEKVGVGGHVEAPVGAAVDDRYEGPIMLKGSVESIKKGDRHAETEVVVKCGSVNVIVTKKRKPYHHEADFTALGLQPKQTDIVVVKIGYLVPELYDMRADWLLALTPGGVDQDLMRLEYERIKRPMFPFDPGMERPDLSAKLVPLSHEE, from the coding sequence ATGATAAAATCATTCACCCTACTATTGACATCAAGTTTATTAAGTTTTTTGGCCCTGTTTTCAAGCTGTAGCAGTACATCTGAGCAGCAGGCCGAGAAAGTCAACCTCCCTCGAATAGCCATTGCTGGGCTGGCGATTGAGTCCAGTACTTTTTCCCCTGCCGTGACAGAAGCGCCCGCCTTCCATGCCAAGACAGGTGAGGAGATTTATGACAACTATCCCTTCATGGCCGCAGGATCCGAAAACCGCCAGCGGGCCGAATGGGTGCCTACATTGACCGGGAAGGCTATTCCCGGGGGGATCGTCAGCAGAGAGGCGTATGAATCATTGATGGAGAAGACCTTGAAGATGCTGAAAGAAAACGGTCCCTATGACGGGTTGTTCTTTGATATCCACGGCGCCATGAGCGTACAGGGGCTGGATGATCCTGAAGGGGATATGATTACGCGGATTCGCGAGGTAATCGGTAAGGAGCCCATCATTTCGACCTCCATGGACCTCCATGGCAATGTGTCGTGGCGGTTGGCCAAGCATTCTGATTTGATCACCTGTTACCGCATGGCGCCCCATGAGGATGCACTGGAGTCGAAGAAGCGTGCCATGGACAATTTGCTGGCGCGTATAGAATCCGGAAAAGGCAAGCCCGCATACAAGGCCTATGTGCCCGTGCCCATTTTATTGCCGGGCGAAAAGACCAGTACCCGTGTGGAGCCGGGCAAAAGCTTGTATGCCGCGGTGGCACCGGCAGCCAATCAAACGGGAATCGTGGATGCCGCCATTTGGATCGGCTATGCTTGGGCAGATGAGCCACGAAACCACGGGGTGGTCATGGTCACCGGTGATGATGAGGAGAAGGTTACCGCCACGGCAGAAGAGCTTGCCGAGCAGTTTTGGGCGGTCAGGGATGAATTTGAATTTGTCGCCCCGACGGCCACACTAACGGAAGCGTTGGATTCGGCGATTGCCAGTGAAGAGCAGCCCTTTATGATCAGCGACTCCGGGGACAATCCCACGGCCGGTGGAGCAGGGGATGTGACGTGGACCCTTCGCCAGATCTTAAACCGGCCCGAGTTCAAGGATGCCAACGGCCCGTCGGTGATCTATGCCTCCATTCCTGGGCCGAAGTTGGTGGAGGCGGCCGAAAAAGTGGGCGTGGGCGGCCATGTGGAAGCCCCCGTGGGAGCAGCCGTGGATGACCGGTATGAAGGCCCGATCATGCTCAAAGGATCCGTGGAGTCCATCAAAAAAGGAGACCGCCATGCCGAAACTGAAGTGGTGGTCAAATGTGGCAGTGTCAACGTCATCGTGACCAAAAAAAGAAAGCCTTACCATCATGAAGCTGATTTTACCGCCTTGGGATTGCAGCCCAAGCAGACGGATATCGTCGTGGTAAAAATAGGCTACCTGGTGCCCGAGCTGTACGATATGCGGGCGGATTGGCTTTTGGCGCTCACCCCGGGTGGAGTGGACCAAGACCTGATGCGCTTGGAGTACGAGCGGATCAAACGCCCCATGTTTCCTTTTGACCCGGGCATGGAGCGGCCGGACCTTTCGGCAAAATTGGTTCCGTTGTCGCATGAGGAGTAG
- a CDS encoding helix-turn-helix domain-containing protein, whose amino-acid sequence MKTYTLDEVKDKYLGKKGTAERDAYENELRLDLIGEAIKQARKERKLTQTQLGELIGVKKAQISKIENNLTDARFETILKVFRALNAKINFNVELLNQKMDLATE is encoded by the coding sequence ATGAAAACATACACACTTGACGAAGTAAAAGACAAATATCTTGGGAAAAAAGGTACAGCGGAAAGAGATGCTTATGAAAACGAATTGCGACTTGACTTAATCGGAGAAGCAATCAAACAAGCTCGAAAAGAAAGGAAATTGACACAAACCCAACTCGGAGAATTAATCGGAGTGAAAAAAGCTCAGATTTCCAAAATCGAGAATAATTTGACAGACGCAAGGTTTGAGACGATTTTAAAAGTTTTCAGGGCGTTAAACGCAAAAATTAATTTTAACGTAGAGTTGCTAAACCAGAAAATGGATTTGGCAACTGAATAA
- a CDS encoding DUF262 domain-containing protein has product MANELEKAITVKEAIDNIDSGDLLLPSIQRRFVWNTRQVEFLFDSIMQDYPINTFMFWSVTDANIKNQFRFYDFLRKYIEYKGGNNEERNTNGYKDFKAVIDGQQRLNSLYIGLKGTYAYKKYVYRKKKYQKDERDYPSRKLYLDILNPIVDDEEKKVYDFRFLIHNEHEQQNNRKTKGVVDEEGKRFEVDCFWFEVGEILKFQNEHSVITYLSKNELDIGGFPGETLLKLYKLTNEKPIINFFLEKNQDFDKVLYEFIRTNSGGSILSFADLLMSIITASWESGKSTKGAREEIDELIRQVEDIGFGINQDFVLKTCLVFFSADIRFALKNFQGETIQKIKSEWGKITRSIKSSFELVKSLSFNNHSLRSKNAVIPIIYYIYLKDCSNEINKDNKHVRNKSIIKNYLHLSLLNKLFGGSSDGFLKSIKQVIEKNHESDFPLVQLKEKFKGTNRSFLMDEEKLENILRTSYDSLDGFYVLSLLFPKFNFEFKNPNIDHLYPRSQFENSDFSFLEDEEDIEFYQSHWNTVLNLALLSEEQNKSKNKSELKNWIEKQEKHNLGIRNSLLIPESIDLKFENFKVYIQEREKLLKKIIRENTEQEKTPYNIV; this is encoded by the coding sequence ATGGCAAACGAACTAGAGAAAGCTATAACTGTAAAGGAAGCAATAGACAATATAGATTCAGGAGACTTGCTTCTTCCCTCAATTCAAAGACGGTTCGTTTGGAATACAAGACAAGTTGAGTTTCTTTTTGACTCAATTATGCAGGATTACCCCATAAACACTTTTATGTTTTGGTCTGTAACAGATGCGAACATTAAAAATCAGTTCCGTTTCTACGATTTTTTGAGAAAATACATTGAATACAAAGGGGGAAACAACGAAGAAAGAAATACTAATGGCTATAAAGACTTTAAAGCTGTAATTGACGGACAACAGCGACTGAACAGTCTGTATATTGGTTTAAAAGGTACATATGCCTACAAAAAGTATGTTTACAGGAAGAAGAAATATCAAAAGGATGAGCGAGATTACCCAAGCAGGAAATTATACCTTGATATTCTAAATCCAATTGTTGATGATGAAGAAAAGAAAGTATATGATTTTCGATTTCTCATTCATAATGAACACGAACAACAAAACAATCGAAAAACTAAAGGAGTCGTAGATGAAGAAGGCAAAAGATTTGAAGTTGATTGCTTTTGGTTTGAAGTTGGAGAAATTCTGAAATTTCAGAACGAACATAGCGTAATTACTTATCTATCTAAAAACGAGCTTGATATTGGTGGATTTCCAGGCGAGACATTGTTAAAGCTATATAAGCTGACCAATGAAAAGCCAATAATCAACTTCTTCTTAGAAAAAAATCAAGACTTTGACAAAGTGCTTTATGAATTCATAAGAACTAATTCAGGTGGATCTATACTTTCTTTCGCAGACCTACTAATGTCAATTATAACAGCATCTTGGGAATCAGGAAAATCCACAAAAGGAGCACGTGAAGAAATTGACGAATTAATCAGACAGGTAGAAGATATTGGTTTTGGGATTAATCAGGACTTTGTTTTAAAAACTTGCTTGGTTTTTTTCTCAGCGGACATCAGGTTTGCTTTAAAAAACTTTCAAGGCGAAACAATTCAAAAAATTAAATCTGAATGGGGTAAAATAACAAGAAGCATTAAATCAAGCTTTGAGCTTGTAAAATCACTGTCTTTTAACAATCATTCTTTACGGTCAAAAAATGCAGTTATTCCAATAATCTACTACATCTACTTAAAAGACTGTTCAAATGAGATAAATAAGGATAACAAACACGTTAGAAATAAATCTATAATTAAAAATTACCTTCACCTATCCCTTTTGAATAAGCTATTCGGTGGCAGTTCAGACGGCTTTTTAAAATCAATTAAACAAGTGATTGAAAAAAACCACGAAAGCGATTTCCCTTTAGTTCAGCTAAAGGAAAAGTTCAAAGGCACGAACCGTAGTTTTTTAATGGACGAAGAAAAGTTAGAAAATATACTAAGAACCTCATATGACAGTTTAGATGGGTTTTATGTATTGTCGCTTCTCTTTCCAAAATTCAATTTTGAATTTAAAAATCCAAATATTGACCATCTATATCCAAGAAGTCAATTTGAAAATTCAGATTTCAGCTTTTTAGAAGATGAAGAAGACATTGAGTTCTATCAAAGTCATTGGAATACTGTGTTGAATTTGGCGTTACTTTCAGAAGAACAAAATAAATCTAAGAACAAATCGGAATTAAAGAATTGGATAGAAAAACAAGAGAAACATAACCTTGGAATAAGAAACTCACTTTTGATACCTGAATCAATAGACCTAAAATTTGAAAACTTTAAAGTGTACATTCAGGAGAGAGAAAAGTTGTTGAAGAAAATAATACGAGAGAATACGGAACAAGAAAAAACGCCCTACAACATTGTATAA